In Streptomyces chartreusis, the following proteins share a genomic window:
- a CDS encoding MmcQ/YjbR family DNA-binding protein, whose protein sequence is MTPQELRAFCLSFNATVEDFPFNPETSVFKVLGKLFALTNLDARPLTVNLKCDPDDAVRLRGEYPGLIIPGYHMNKRHWNTVTADGELPDRLVRELVEDSYDLVVAGLPRAERLRLDRP, encoded by the coding sequence GTGACCCCTCAGGAGCTGCGCGCCTTCTGCCTGTCGTTCAACGCGACCGTGGAGGACTTCCCCTTCAATCCGGAGACCTCGGTCTTCAAGGTCCTCGGCAAGCTCTTCGCCCTGACGAACCTGGACGCCCGGCCCCTGACGGTCAACCTCAAGTGCGACCCGGACGACGCGGTCCGCCTGCGCGGCGAGTACCCCGGCCTGATCATCCCCGGCTATCACATGAACAAGCGGCACTGGAACACCGTCACGGCCGACGGCGAACTCCCGGACCGCCTTGTCCGGGAGCTCGTCGAGGACTCCTACGACCTGGTCGTCGCCGGTCTACCGAGAGCCGAGCGCCTCCGCCTCGACCGCCCCTGA
- a CDS encoding VOC family protein has translation MITTDQAPGSPCWLDLGAPDVRASAAFYGAVLGWEYESMGEDEEFQGGMFKKDGKTVAGLGKLTEEGARSAWMIYYTVPDADATTQAVQNAGGAVRVAPMDLEDWGRMAQFTDPLGGQFAVWQPGKNSGFELADEPGSLSWTELYTTDATAAKEFYAGIFGWQYGDMELPGGGGAYTIITPAGLPEERMQGGLMELPAENLALAGGRPYWHPVFNVDDCDAAVAKVTENGGSVQMGPEDAEGVGRLAVCVDPSNADFVVLTPATPS, from the coding sequence ATGATCACCACCGACCAGGCCCCGGGTTCCCCCTGCTGGCTCGACCTCGGCGCTCCCGACGTGCGGGCCTCCGCGGCCTTCTACGGTGCGGTGCTCGGCTGGGAGTACGAGTCCATGGGTGAGGACGAGGAATTCCAGGGCGGCATGTTCAAGAAGGACGGCAAGACCGTAGCCGGGCTCGGCAAGCTCACCGAGGAGGGTGCGCGCTCGGCCTGGATGATCTACTACACCGTCCCGGACGCGGACGCCACGACGCAGGCGGTGCAGAACGCGGGCGGCGCGGTGCGGGTGGCGCCGATGGACCTGGAGGACTGGGGCCGGATGGCGCAGTTCACCGATCCGCTGGGCGGGCAGTTCGCCGTGTGGCAGCCGGGTAAGAACTCGGGCTTCGAGCTGGCGGACGAGCCGGGCTCGCTGTCCTGGACCGAGCTGTACACGACCGACGCCACGGCCGCGAAGGAGTTCTACGCCGGGATCTTCGGCTGGCAGTACGGCGACATGGAACTGCCGGGCGGCGGTGGCGCGTACACCATCATCACGCCCGCCGGGCTGCCCGAGGAGCGGATGCAGGGCGGCCTCATGGAGCTCCCGGCGGAGAACCTCGCGCTGGCGGGCGGGCGGCCGTACTGGCACCCGGTCTTCAACGTCGACGACTGCGATGCGGCGGTCGCCAAGGTCACCGAGAACGGCGGCAGTGTGCAGATGGGCCCGGAGGACGCCGAGGGCGTCGGCCGGCTGGCCGTGTGCGTGGACCCGTCGAACGCGGACTTCGTGGTGCTGACCCCGGCGACGCCGAGCTGA
- a CDS encoding helix-turn-helix transcriptional regulator, whose product MSRRARVTPGEAGLPDGGARRRTPGLRREEVAVLAGVGASWYQWLEQGREISVSPQVLDSVGRVLRLSNAERRHLYLLAGLNPPVAEVAPEKQEMCDGLRRLIDAWMPYPAHIMDKYYNGVLHNDAAATVLGMRPGKRWNCLIDFFTDPMYRSRSRNWEANAATVVAQFRAVCSASPDDEGFQAVLAEAKESSAEFTALWERRDIEDAGQIRKELEHPLVGLLCMESSVMQMPVRPDLSIVLHTPLDEANTAAKLEWLASPEGRRGAMYPVAG is encoded by the coding sequence ATGAGCAGGCGGGCCCGGGTGACACCGGGCGAGGCGGGACTGCCCGACGGTGGCGCGCGGCGCCGTACTCCGGGGCTGCGGCGCGAGGAGGTCGCCGTGCTGGCCGGGGTGGGCGCCTCCTGGTACCAGTGGCTGGAGCAGGGGCGGGAGATCTCCGTGTCGCCGCAGGTGCTGGACTCCGTCGGCCGGGTGCTGCGGCTGAGCAACGCCGAGCGGCGGCACCTGTATCTGCTGGCCGGGCTCAATCCGCCGGTGGCCGAAGTGGCGCCCGAGAAGCAGGAGATGTGCGACGGGCTGCGGCGGCTGATCGACGCGTGGATGCCGTATCCGGCGCACATCATGGACAAGTACTACAACGGCGTGCTGCACAACGACGCGGCCGCGACGGTGCTCGGCATGCGCCCCGGCAAGCGGTGGAACTGCCTGATCGACTTCTTCACCGACCCGATGTACCGCTCGCGCTCCAGGAACTGGGAGGCGAACGCGGCCACGGTCGTGGCGCAGTTCCGCGCGGTGTGCTCGGCCTCCCCCGACGACGAGGGGTTCCAGGCCGTGCTGGCCGAGGCGAAGGAGTCCAGCGCGGAGTTCACCGCGCTGTGGGAGCGCCGCGACATCGAGGACGCCGGGCAGATCCGCAAGGAGCTGGAGCATCCGCTGGTCGGGCTGCTGTGCATGGAGTCGAGCGTGATGCAGATGCCGGTGCGCCCCGATCTGTCGATCGTGCTGCACACGCCGCTGGACGAGGCGAACACGGCGGCCAAGCTGGAGTGGCTGGCGTCCCCGGAGGGCCGGCGCGGGGCGATGTACCCCGTGGCCGGATAG
- a CDS encoding MFS transporter: MFAPRTTPWPLVALFTAGYLAPYLLPTVVGRLDSGLPLSPTQAGAVGSALLLSSASAGFLLASRVDRFGARRLARIGLTLALLGYGGGALAHAVPAVVLGVLIGGFGSGTATAVAATRIAAMGVPRREGVRAWGRDPHRTTTAGLLGVSALAGAVYLTVPHLGPGHGQPLAAIALTALAVWPLTGRIPVDAPTVESRRPAARLPHRRPGLVLAACMLCWSLAQNSLWGVSGRIGLTQAQLTEATVGAVFAIALGAGLLGVTGAGALGPRLGLAMPIGAGTVLIAGCIALSASATDLTTFATGEIAWNTIYPIVLSYVIGLAASLDPRGRWAVLVGSAASLGTAAGPLAGSVLSAQAGFPVMGAVLAVGLLVVSVPMTAVALGRLTRTSGEIAETAEVVEVVEIPLDTVEATPAAPDRLTAAI, from the coding sequence GTGTTCGCCCCCCGCACCACCCCCTGGCCTCTCGTTGCCCTTTTCACGGCCGGGTACCTCGCTCCGTATCTGCTGCCGACCGTCGTCGGCAGGCTCGATTCCGGACTTCCGCTCTCCCCCACCCAGGCCGGAGCCGTCGGCAGCGCGCTGCTGCTGAGTTCGGCCTCGGCAGGCTTCCTGCTGGCCTCCCGCGTGGACCGCTTCGGCGCCCGCAGGCTGGCCCGGATCGGCCTCACCCTGGCCCTGCTCGGCTACGGCGGCGGGGCCCTCGCGCACGCCGTCCCGGCCGTCGTCCTCGGCGTCCTGATCGGCGGCTTCGGCTCCGGTACGGCCACCGCCGTCGCCGCCACCCGTATCGCCGCCATGGGGGTCCCCCGGCGCGAGGGTGTTCGAGCGTGGGGGAGGGACCCGCACCGGACCACCACGGCCGGCCTGCTGGGCGTCTCCGCTCTCGCGGGCGCCGTCTATCTGACGGTCCCGCACCTCGGTCCGGGCCATGGCCAGCCGCTGGCCGCCATCGCGCTCACCGCGCTCGCCGTATGGCCGCTGACGGGCCGTATCCCGGTCGACGCGCCGACGGTGGAGTCACGCCGGCCCGCCGCACGGCTCCCCCATCGCCGTCCGGGCCTGGTCCTGGCCGCCTGCATGCTGTGCTGGTCGCTGGCCCAGAACTCGCTGTGGGGCGTCAGCGGCCGGATAGGCCTGACGCAGGCCCAGTTGACGGAGGCCACGGTCGGCGCCGTGTTCGCCATCGCGCTCGGCGCCGGGCTGCTCGGCGTAACCGGGGCGGGCGCGCTCGGCCCGCGTCTCGGCCTCGCCATGCCGATCGGCGCCGGCACGGTCCTCATCGCGGGCTGCATCGCGCTCAGTGCGTCCGCCACCGACCTGACGACCTTCGCGACCGGCGAGATCGCCTGGAACACGATCTACCCGATCGTCCTGTCGTACGTCATCGGGCTCGCCGCCTCCCTCGACCCGCGGGGCCGCTGGGCGGTGCTCGTGGGTTCGGCGGCGTCGCTGGGCACGGCGGCGGGCCCGCTGGCCGGGAGCGTGCTGTCGGCGCAGGCCGGGTTCCCGGTCATGGGCGCGGTCCTCGCGGTGGGGCTGCTGGTCGTGTCCGTGCCCATGACGGCGGTGGCGCTGGGCCGCCTGACCCGCACGAGCGGCGAGATCGCCGAGACGGCGGAGGTGGTCGAGGTCGTCGAGATCCCGCTGGACACCGTCGAGGCCACCCCGGCCGCCCCCGACCGCCTGACCGCCGCCATCTGA
- a CDS encoding IclR family transcriptional regulator gives MSETGGVREVKSAARTVELLELLAARGDRPARLQELADELEVPRSSMYALLQTLISRGWVRTDVTGSLYGIGIHALLTGTSYLDSDPRVRLVRPYLDEASQALGETIHMARLDGRDVAYLATRESHEYLRTISRVGRRLPAHVGALGKALLAERPDADLPEGPYRALTPNTRTSREALAADLAGVRARGWSIDREEGVLGIVGFGFALRYDTPAQDAISCSVPVARLSAAHEERIVAVMRETRAKIEARAPGGGGGSVHWRS, from the coding sequence ATGTCAGAGACAGGCGGCGTACGCGAGGTGAAGTCCGCGGCGCGCACGGTCGAGCTCCTCGAACTCCTCGCCGCGCGCGGCGACCGGCCCGCGCGCCTCCAGGAGCTGGCCGACGAGCTGGAGGTGCCGCGCAGCTCCATGTACGCGCTGCTCCAGACCCTGATCTCGCGCGGCTGGGTCCGCACCGACGTCACCGGCTCGCTCTACGGCATCGGCATCCACGCCCTGCTCACCGGCACCAGCTACCTCGACTCCGACCCGCGCGTGCGCCTGGTGCGCCCGTACCTCGACGAGGCGTCGCAGGCGCTGGGCGAGACGATCCACATGGCGCGACTGGACGGCCGGGACGTGGCGTACCTGGCGACGCGCGAGTCGCACGAGTACCTCAGGACGATCAGCCGGGTCGGCCGCCGGCTGCCGGCGCACGTCGGCGCCCTGGGCAAGGCGCTGCTCGCCGAACGCCCGGACGCCGACCTGCCCGAGGGCCCCTACCGGGCCCTCACCCCCAACACCCGCACCAGCCGCGAGGCACTGGCCGCCGATCTGGCCGGGGTGCGGGCGCGCGGCTGGTCGATCGACCGCGAGGAGGGCGTCCTCGGCATCGTCGGCTTCGGCTTCGCGCTGCGCTACGACACCCCGGCACAGGACGCGATCAGCTGCTCGGTGCCGGTGGCCCGGCTGTCGGCCGCGCACGAGGAGCGGATCGTGGCGGTGATGCGCGAGACCCGCGCGAAGATCGAGGCGAGGGCCCCCGGCGGCGGGGGCGGCTCGGTGCACTGGCGCAGCTGA
- a CDS encoding carbohydrate kinase family protein has product MAAGPYRRAQVDPLAGLRAPADPPWDVYLTGTVFLDIIFTGLDSAPVRGTESWARGMGSSPGGVANMATALARLGLRTSLAAAFGDDHYGDYCWDALEQGEGIDLSPSRTVPGWHSPVTVSMAYEGERTMVSHGHEPPPEPVPLPEGAPQCPPRARAAVASLVPGIRAPWIAQAASKGARIFADVGWDDTGAWDLAGLADLEHCEAFLPNAQEAMRYTRTDCPRKAAHALAEHVPLAVVTLGAEGAYAVDGGTGETAVVPAIAVEALDPTGAGDVFVAGFVTGTLADWPLADRLAFAGLTAALSVQEFGGSLSAPGWAEIGAWWRQVRSLDRQDPEALSRYAFLTDLVPKDAGRPWPLRRAVPTIGFRRSA; this is encoded by the coding sequence ATGGCGGCGGGGCCGTACCGCCGCGCCCAGGTCGACCCGCTCGCCGGCCTGCGCGCGCCCGCCGACCCGCCCTGGGACGTGTACCTCACGGGCACCGTCTTCCTGGACATCATCTTCACCGGCCTCGACTCCGCCCCGGTGCGCGGGACCGAGTCCTGGGCGCGCGGCATGGGCTCCAGCCCCGGCGGCGTGGCGAACATGGCCACCGCCCTGGCCCGCCTCGGCCTGCGGACGTCCCTCGCGGCGGCCTTCGGCGACGACCACTACGGCGACTACTGCTGGGACGCGCTGGAGCAGGGCGAGGGCATCGACCTCTCGCCCTCGCGCACGGTCCCGGGCTGGCACTCGCCGGTCACGGTGTCGATGGCGTACGAAGGGGAGCGCACGATGGTCTCCCACGGCCACGAGCCGCCCCCGGAGCCGGTGCCGCTGCCCGAGGGGGCACCACAGTGCCCGCCGCGCGCCCGTGCCGCCGTGGCCTCCCTGGTGCCGGGCATCCGCGCGCCCTGGATCGCGCAGGCCGCGAGCAAGGGCGCCCGCATCTTCGCCGACGTCGGCTGGGACGACACCGGAGCGTGGGACCTGGCGGGACTGGCGGACCTGGAGCACTGCGAGGCATTCCTGCCGAACGCGCAGGAAGCCATGCGGTACACGCGCACCGACTGCCCCCGCAAGGCCGCCCACGCCCTGGCCGAGCATGTGCCGCTGGCGGTCGTCACCCTCGGCGCGGAGGGCGCGTACGCGGTGGACGGCGGGACCGGCGAGACCGCCGTGGTCCCGGCCATCGCCGTGGAGGCACTGGACCCGACCGGCGCCGGTGACGTCTTCGTCGCCGGGTTCGTCACCGGTACCCTGGCCGACTGGCCGCTCGCCGACCGTCTGGCCTTCGCGGGCCTGACGGCCGCCCTCTCCGTCCAGGAGTTCGGCGGCTCCCTCTCCGCCCCCGGCTGGGCCGAGATCGGCGCCTGGTGGCGTCAGGTCCGCTCCCTCGACCGGCAGGACCCCGAGGCCCTGAGCCGGTACGCGTTCCTGACGGACCTGGTGCCGAAGGACGCGGGAAGACCCTGGCCGCTGCGCAGAGCGGTGCCGACGATCGGGTTCAGACGGTCGGCGTGA
- a CDS encoding adenosine deaminase, translating to MPLPKAELHLHIEGTLEPELAFELAARNGVRLPYADAGELGKAYEFEDLQSFLNLYYELMAVLRTEQDFADLANAYLARAAAQGVRHAEIFFDPQAHTKRGVGLGTVVEGLWRALGSSEANHGVSTRLIMCFLRDDSAESAMETLRAAEPYLDRITGVGLDSAEVGHPPVKFREVYEEAARLGLRRVAHAGEEGPPAYITEALDVLGVERVDHGLRCMEDPALVERLVRERVPLTLCPLSNVRLRTVDTLADHPLPAMLDAGLMCTVNSDDPAYFGGYAGDNFDAVHSTLGLDRERLRELARNSFLASFLEDDEELRARYLAEVEGYEFR from the coding sequence ATGCCCCTCCCCAAAGCAGAACTGCACCTTCACATCGAAGGCACTCTCGAACCCGAGCTCGCCTTCGAACTGGCCGCCCGCAACGGCGTCCGGCTGCCGTACGCCGACGCCGGCGAGCTCGGCAAGGCGTACGAGTTCGAGGACCTCCAGTCCTTCCTGAACCTGTACTACGAGCTCATGGCCGTCCTGCGCACCGAGCAGGACTTCGCGGACCTCGCGAACGCCTACCTCGCGCGGGCCGCCGCCCAGGGCGTGCGGCACGCGGAGATCTTCTTCGACCCGCAGGCGCACACCAAGCGGGGCGTCGGGCTGGGCACCGTCGTCGAGGGGCTGTGGCGGGCGCTGGGCAGCAGCGAGGCGAACCACGGGGTCTCCACCCGGCTCATCATGTGCTTCCTGCGCGACGACTCCGCCGAGTCGGCGATGGAGACGCTGCGGGCCGCCGAGCCCTATCTCGACCGGATCACCGGCGTGGGCCTGGACTCGGCCGAGGTCGGCCACCCGCCGGTGAAGTTCCGCGAGGTCTACGAGGAAGCCGCCCGGCTAGGGCTGCGGCGCGTCGCGCACGCCGGCGAGGAGGGCCCGCCCGCGTACATCACCGAGGCCCTGGACGTCCTCGGCGTCGAGCGCGTCGACCACGGGCTGCGCTGCATGGAGGACCCGGCGCTGGTCGAGCGGCTGGTGCGGGAGCGGGTGCCGCTGACCCTGTGCCCGCTGTCCAACGTGCGGCTGCGGACCGTCGACACCCTCGCCGACCACCCGCTGCCGGCGATGCTCGACGCCGGTCTCATGTGCACCGTCAACTCCGACGACCCGGCCTACTTCGGCGGGTACGCAGGCGACAACTTCGACGCGGTGCACTCGACGCTGGGCCTGGACCGGGAACGGCTGCGCGAGCTGGCCCGCAACTCCTTCCTCGCCTCCTTCCTGGAGGACGACGAGGAACTGCGGGCGCGGTACTTGGCCGAGGTGGAGGGCTACGAGTTCCGCTAG
- a CDS encoding 5-dehydro-4-deoxyglucarate dehydratase, with protein MARGVLSFPLTSFHDDGSLDPDGCRAHVAAQLATEPGAVFPACGTGEFFSLDEDEYRVVVTAAVEEAGGRVPVVAGVGYGWAQAARFARIAEEAGADALLVLPHYLVAAPQDGLVAQLEQLAARTRLPLIAYQRGQVTFTADSLRRIARIPGVIGLKDGHSDLDRLQRLTLAAPEGFLFFNGASTAEIQARAYATVGVPAYSSAVHAFAPEIANAFFAALRDGDHGFADKLLRDFYVPLVELRDRVPGYAVSLVKAAARLRGRPVGPVRAPLTDPSPGDLAELRALLVTGLDLVGAVL; from the coding sequence ATGGCACGCGGCGTGCTGTCGTTCCCGCTGACGAGCTTCCACGACGACGGCTCGCTGGACCCGGACGGCTGCCGCGCCCATGTCGCCGCCCAGCTCGCCACCGAACCCGGCGCGGTCTTCCCGGCCTGCGGCACCGGCGAGTTCTTCTCGCTGGACGAGGACGAGTACCGCGTCGTCGTCACCGCGGCCGTCGAGGAGGCCGGCGGCCGGGTGCCCGTGGTGGCCGGGGTCGGGTACGGCTGGGCGCAGGCCGCCCGGTTCGCGCGGATCGCCGAGGAGGCCGGCGCCGACGCCCTGCTCGTCCTGCCGCACTACCTGGTCGCCGCCCCGCAGGACGGTCTGGTCGCCCAGCTGGAGCAGCTCGCGGCCCGGACCCGGCTGCCGCTCATCGCCTACCAGCGGGGCCAGGTCACCTTCACCGCCGACTCGTTGCGCCGCATCGCGCGGATCCCCGGCGTCATCGGGCTCAAGGACGGCCACAGCGACCTCGACCGCCTCCAGCGCCTCACGCTGGCCGCGCCCGAGGGCTTCCTGTTCTTCAACGGCGCCTCCACCGCCGAGATCCAGGCCCGCGCCTACGCCACCGTCGGCGTCCCCGCCTACTCCTCCGCCGTGCACGCCTTCGCCCCCGAGATCGCGAACGCCTTCTTCGCCGCCCTGCGCGACGGCGACCACGGCTTCGCCGACAAGCTGCTGCGCGACTTCTACGTCCCGCTCGTCGAACTGCGCGACCGGGTGCCCGGCTACGCGGTCTCCCTGGTGAAGGCGGCAGCCAGGCTGCGCGGCCGCCCCGTCGGACCCGTCCGCGCCCCGCTCACCGACCCGTCGCCCGGCGACCTGGCCGAGCTCAGGGCCCTGCTCGTCACCGGACTCGACCTCGTGGGAGCGGTGCTGTGA
- a CDS encoding glucarate dehydratase family protein: MNLTVTDVRLTPILVADPPLLNTQGVHQPYTPRLIVEVETADGITGVGETYGDTKYLELARSFARKLVGREVTDLNGLFAVADAVAVDRSRVSGQVDVGGLRGVQTADKLRLSVVSGFEVACLDALGKALGLPVHALLGGKVRDAVEYSAYLFYKWAAHPEGVRAEKDDWGAAVDPAGVVEQARRFKETYGFTSFKLKGGVFPPDEEIAAVRALAAAFPGHPLRLDPNGAWSVETSLRVARELGDVLEYLEDPTLGTAGMAEVAARTGVPLATNMCVTTFAEIKEAFTRDAVQVVLSDHHYWGGLRNTRQLAAICSTFGVGVSMHSNTHLGISLAAMTHVASTVPDLHHACDSHYPWQSEDVLTERLTFEAGRVAVPDGPGLGVELDRTRLAELHRRWLDDDGSHRDRDDAAAMRIAEPGWVTPEVPRW, encoded by the coding sequence GTGAACCTCACCGTCACGGACGTACGCCTGACCCCGATCCTGGTCGCCGACCCGCCGCTGCTGAACACCCAGGGCGTCCACCAGCCGTACACGCCCCGACTGATCGTGGAGGTCGAGACGGCCGACGGGATCACGGGCGTCGGCGAGACGTACGGCGACACCAAGTACCTGGAGCTGGCGCGGTCGTTCGCGCGGAAGCTGGTCGGACGCGAGGTCACGGATCTGAACGGCCTGTTCGCCGTCGCCGACGCGGTGGCCGTCGACCGGTCCCGGGTCTCCGGCCAGGTCGACGTCGGCGGGCTGCGCGGCGTCCAGACCGCCGACAAGCTGCGGCTGTCCGTCGTCTCCGGCTTCGAGGTCGCCTGCCTCGACGCCCTCGGCAAGGCGCTCGGACTGCCCGTGCACGCGCTGCTCGGCGGGAAGGTGCGGGACGCGGTCGAGTACAGCGCGTATCTGTTCTACAAATGGGCCGCCCATCCGGAGGGCGTGCGCGCCGAGAAGGACGACTGGGGCGCCGCCGTCGACCCGGCCGGGGTCGTCGAGCAGGCGCGCAGGTTCAAGGAGACGTACGGCTTCACGTCCTTCAAGCTCAAAGGCGGTGTCTTCCCGCCGGACGAGGAGATCGCGGCCGTACGGGCGCTCGCCGCAGCCTTTCCCGGGCATCCGCTGCGGCTCGACCCCAACGGGGCCTGGTCGGTGGAGACCTCGCTGAGGGTGGCGCGGGAGCTCGGGGACGTCCTGGAGTACCTGGAGGACCCGACCCTCGGCACGGCGGGCATGGCCGAGGTCGCCGCGCGCACCGGTGTGCCGCTGGCGACCAACATGTGCGTGACGACGTTCGCCGAGATCAAGGAGGCGTTCACCAGGGACGCCGTGCAGGTCGTCCTCTCCGACCACCACTACTGGGGCGGGCTGCGCAACACCCGGCAACTGGCGGCGATCTGCAGCACCTTCGGTGTCGGGGTGTCCATGCACTCCAACACCCACCTCGGCATCTCCCTGGCCGCGATGACCCACGTGGCGTCCACCGTGCCGGACCTCCACCACGCCTGCGACTCCCACTACCCCTGGCAGTCCGAGGACGTCCTCACCGAGCGCCTCACCTTCGAGGCCGGCAGGGTCGCCGTGCCGGACGGCCCCGGACTCGGCGTCGAACTCGACCGCACCCGCCTCGCCGAGCTGCACCGCCGGTGGCTCGATGACGACGGCTCCCACAGGGACCGCGACGACGCGGCGGCGATGCGGATCGCGGAACCGGGGTGGGTCACACCGGAGGTGCCGCGCTGGTAG
- a CDS encoding cytidine deaminase, with protein sequence MTDNSALDPEDRKIVTLARSARARNGVPEGAAVRDDTGRTYVAGTVALDSLKLSALQTAVAMAVASGAKSLEAAAVVTEAESASDADRAAVRDLGGPGTPVLVAGPDGSVRGTVTAG encoded by the coding sequence ATGACCGACAACAGCGCACTCGACCCCGAGGACCGCAAGATCGTCACCCTGGCCCGTTCCGCTCGGGCCCGCAACGGCGTGCCCGAGGGCGCGGCCGTTCGGGACGACACGGGCCGTACGTATGTCGCGGGGACCGTGGCCCTGGACTCCCTGAAGCTGAGCGCGCTCCAGACGGCGGTGGCGATGGCGGTGGCGTCGGGCGCGAAGTCGCTGGAGGCGGCCGCGGTCGTGACGGAGGCGGAGAGCGCCTCGGACGCGGACCGCGCGGCGGTACGCGACCTGGGCGGGCCGGGAACGCCGGTGCTGGTGGCGGGACCGGACGGGTCGGTACGCGGGACGGTCACGGCGGGCTGA
- a CDS encoding MFS transporter, translated as MAIDTPSPTSPTTTAPLPDTPRMSTRDRLVLFVLCAAQFMVALDFSVLNVALPVLGADLGMSQSALQWAVTAFALPSGGFLLLFGRIGDLYGRRRLFLTGLALFAAASVLATFAWDPASFLAGRALQGLGAAVIVPTGMSLLTTTFAEGPARARALGISGTLMSLGFTIGMVAGGILTDALGWRSTMGLLAVFALIVLPLAPGLLPESRTPERPHLDVPGAITVTGGLLSLIYALTTAADHGFARADVIATLIAGLALLAAFVVVESRTAAPLVSLPMLRRRTVAWGNIGGLVTFSMMSTVIFVLTLYLQEILDLSAWETGLVFGVQGVVSVVAGALTPRFVSRLGARRTLVLSLTGQGAFISGLVFLNAETWSVWLATAAVSVASMFHLGAIISYGLTVTSGVPDEEQGLATGLVTSTQQIGLTVGIPLLGVIATTADDLLSGTRTAMALNAAIVLTAAALVGLGLRTRRTAGSGAVEAEALGSR; from the coding sequence ATGGCGATCGACACTCCCTCACCCACCTCCCCAACCACCACCGCGCCCCTGCCCGACACCCCCCGGATGTCGACGCGCGACAGACTCGTCCTGTTCGTCCTGTGCGCCGCCCAGTTCATGGTCGCGCTCGACTTCTCCGTGCTGAACGTCGCCCTGCCCGTCCTCGGCGCCGACCTCGGCATGAGCCAGTCGGCCCTCCAGTGGGCGGTCACCGCGTTCGCGCTGCCGTCCGGCGGCTTCCTGCTCCTGTTCGGCCGCATCGGCGACCTCTACGGCCGCCGCAGGCTGTTCCTCACCGGCCTGGCCCTGTTCGCCGCCGCCTCGGTGCTCGCCACGTTCGCCTGGGACCCGGCGTCGTTCCTCGCCGGACGCGCCCTCCAGGGCCTCGGCGCGGCGGTCATCGTCCCGACCGGCATGTCCCTGCTGACGACCACGTTCGCCGAGGGGCCCGCCCGGGCCCGGGCGCTCGGCATCTCCGGGACGCTGATGTCCCTCGGCTTCACCATCGGCATGGTGGCCGGCGGCATCCTGACCGACGCGCTCGGCTGGCGCTCCACGATGGGCCTGCTCGCGGTCTTCGCCCTGATCGTGCTGCCCCTCGCGCCCGGCCTGCTGCCCGAGTCCCGCACCCCGGAGCGCCCGCACCTCGACGTACCCGGCGCGATCACCGTCACCGGCGGTCTGCTGTCCCTGATCTACGCCCTGACGACGGCCGCCGACCACGGCTTCGCCCGCGCCGACGTCATCGCGACCCTGATCGCCGGCCTCGCGCTGCTCGCCGCCTTCGTGGTCGTGGAGTCCCGTACCGCCGCTCCGCTGGTCTCCCTGCCCATGCTGCGCCGCCGCACGGTGGCCTGGGGCAACATCGGCGGCCTTGTCACCTTCTCGATGATGTCGACGGTGATCTTCGTGCTCACCCTGTACCTCCAGGAGATCCTGGACCTGTCGGCCTGGGAGACGGGTCTGGTCTTCGGCGTCCAGGGCGTGGTCTCGGTGGTCGCGGGCGCGCTCACCCCGAGGTTCGTCAGCCGCCTCGGCGCCCGCCGCACCCTGGTGCTCTCGCTCACGGGGCAGGGCGCCTTCATCTCCGGGCTGGTGTTCCTGAACGCCGAGACCTGGTCCGTCTGGCTCGCCACGGCCGCCGTCTCGGTGGCGAGCATGTTCCACCTGGGCGCGATCATCTCCTACGGCCTGACGGTCACCTCCGGCGTCCCCGACGAGGAACAGGGCCTGGCCACCGGCCTGGTCACCTCCACCCAGCAGATCGGCCTCACGGTCGGCATCCCGCTGCTGGGCGTCATCGCCACCACCGCCGACGACCTCCTGTCCGGCACCCGCACGGCGATGGCCCTGAACGCGGCGATCGTCCTGACCGCTGCGGCCCTCGTCGGCCTCGGACTGCGCACCCGGCGGACGGCCGGATCAGGGGCGGTCGAGGCGGAGGCGCTCGGCTCTCGGTAG